One segment of Marvinbryantia formatexigens DSM 14469 DNA contains the following:
- a CDS encoding triose-phosphate isomerase: MKHIYLNLKRFDVPAELGGVNRLAPVQEWGRTIVESTQEPLKKYNPQEVEFVQFLPEAHLLQAVAALSENSLLQIGSQSVYRDNTAVGGNFGAFTTNRPASIVKAMGCAATLIGHCEERNDKKGILAEAGVSNMSAVNRLLNKEIKCAMDAGLKVVYCIGETSEEQPQWEQVLGEQLSVGLEGVDKSKVVIAYEPVWSIGPGKTPAGKDYITKIARFVKEQTGGMDVVYGGGLKTDNAAMLASIEEIDGGLIALTRFTGEIGFYPEEYLEIIRLYLGE; this comes from the coding sequence ATGAAGCATATATATTTAAACTTAAAGCGTTTTGATGTTCCGGCAGAGCTTGGCGGCGTGAATCGTCTGGCACCGGTACAGGAGTGGGGCAGAACGATTGTGGAGAGCACCCAGGAGCCGCTGAAAAAATATAATCCGCAGGAGGTGGAATTTGTGCAGTTCCTGCCGGAGGCGCATCTTCTGCAGGCGGTGGCGGCGCTTTCCGAAAACAGCCTGCTGCAGATAGGCAGCCAGAGCGTGTACCGCGACAACACGGCGGTTGGCGGAAATTTCGGCGCGTTTACGACAAACCGTCCGGCTTCCATTGTGAAGGCGATGGGCTGTGCGGCGACGCTGATCGGGCACTGCGAGGAGCGCAACGATAAAAAAGGCATTCTGGCGGAGGCGGGTGTATCCAATATGTCAGCCGTAAACCGCCTGTTAAATAAGGAAATCAAATGCGCAATGGATGCCGGTCTGAAGGTGGTTTACTGCATCGGCGAGACAAGCGAGGAACAGCCGCAGTGGGAGCAGGTGCTCGGCGAGCAGCTCTCGGTTGGTCTGGAGGGCGTTGATAAATCAAAGGTTGTGATCGCCTACGAGCCTGTGTGGAGCATCGGGCCAGGCAAGACGCCTGCGGGCAAGGATTACATCACAAAAATCGCACGCTTTGTAAAAGAACAGACGGGCGGCATGGACGTGGTGTACGGCGGCGGGCTGAAGACGGATAACGCGGCGATGCTTGCCTCCATCGAAGAAATAGACGGCGGACTGATTGCGCTCACACGTTTCACGGGTGAAATTGGTTTTTATCCGGAGGAATATCTGGAAATCATTCGTTTATACTTGGGAGAATAA
- a CDS encoding CapA family protein, translated as MKKENALQRFISYLTGSRELEQAEQMLGRLLLAAGDDGQRREIGRIRKLIRKYRRERRTRLCIAGGALCIVLAALILWMAAVMSEKGTADKSGVQKSASAPDRENASALPEVGIQDVLLGEGQSAQPAQTEKQEETEEIVKLEEPVELLLSFTGDCILGTDEYFAWDTGFNAYYDMYGADYFLENVRDIFQKDDLTIVNMEGTLTEETTREEKQFAFKGKPEFVKILASSSVEAANVANNHSHDYGEQSFLDTVNILEQNHIRTFGYDDTALMEVKGVKVGIFGIYELDDHLERTGQVKSNIAKLKQEGADIIVAVFHWSNELVTVPDENQVTLAHLAIDEGADVVVGHHPHVLQGIGTYKGKTIAYSLGNFCFGGNTHPTETDTMIFQQKFVINTDREITESETNLIPCSVSSDSTINNYQPTPLTGEEAERVLNLIDERSRALTG; from the coding sequence ATGAAAAAAGAGAATGCTTTGCAGCGTTTTATAAGTTATCTGACAGGCAGCCGGGAGTTGGAACAGGCGGAACAGATGCTGGGCAGGCTGCTCCTGGCAGCCGGAGATGACGGGCAGCGCCGGGAAATCGGCCGCATAAGAAAGCTGATACGGAAATACCGGAGAGAACGGCGTACCCGGCTTTGCATTGCAGGCGGAGCATTGTGTATTGTGCTGGCGGCGCTGATTCTATGGATGGCGGCGGTCATGTCCGAAAAAGGAACGGCGGATAAAAGCGGTGTGCAAAAATCCGCATCCGCACCGGATAGAGAGAATGCATCCGCCCTGCCGGAGGTGGGAATACAGGACGTGCTGCTGGGAGAAGGACAAAGCGCGCAGCCTGCTCAGACGGAAAAGCAGGAGGAAACGGAAGAAATCGTGAAGCTGGAGGAACCGGTGGAGCTGCTTTTAAGCTTTACCGGGGACTGCATTCTGGGAACGGACGAATATTTTGCCTGGGATACCGGGTTCAATGCTTATTACGATATGTACGGGGCGGATTATTTTCTGGAAAATGTGCGGGACATTTTTCAGAAGGATGATTTGACGATTGTTAATATGGAGGGAACGCTGACAGAGGAAACGACAAGAGAGGAGAAACAATTTGCGTTTAAGGGAAAGCCGGAGTTTGTAAAGATTCTGGCTTCCTCGTCTGTGGAGGCGGCAAATGTGGCGAACAACCACAGTCATGATTATGGGGAGCAGAGCTTTCTGGACACCGTCAATATCCTGGAGCAGAATCATATCCGGACCTTTGGTTATGACGACACGGCGCTGATGGAAGTGAAGGGCGTAAAGGTCGGGATATTTGGAATTTATGAGCTGGACGACCATCTGGAGCGGACTGGGCAGGTGAAATCGAATATCGCAAAACTGAAGCAGGAGGGCGCGGACATTATCGTGGCGGTTTTTCACTGGAGCAACGAGCTGGTGACGGTTCCCGATGAGAACCAGGTGACACTGGCGCATCTGGCAATCGACGAGGGAGCGGATGTGGTGGTCGGTCATCACCCGCACGTCCTGCAGGGAATCGGGACATACAAGGGCAAAACAATCGCCTACAGTCTTGGAAATTTCTGCTTCGGCGGAAATACGCATCCCACGGAGACAGACACCATGATTTTTCAGCAGAAATTTGTCATTAACACAGACAGAGAGATTACAGAGAGCGAGACAAATCTGATTCCCTGTTCGGTATCCTCCGACAGCACAATTAACAACTACCAGCCGACGCCGCTGACGGGAGAAGAAGCGGAGCGGGTATTAAATCTGATTGACGAAAGAAGCAGGGCACTGACGGGTTAA
- a CDS encoding lactate racemase domain-containing protein, with protein sequence MRLEFEYGNGMMSAELPDTTDVFIPGETVSDPPCLPQDWDSLYEATLQSIRNPIGMPTLTEIAKAGDKVVIVIPDIVKGGNQPTSHRKVAIRACLDELYSVGVEKKDVLLLISNGLHPRATVKEMRTILGDALFNEFYPHGQITSHDSEDYDHLVDLGYTEAGDHVIMNKYVFDADVAILIGHTQGNPYGGYSGGYKHCATGISHWRSIASHHVPEVMHKPDFVPVSTSSVMRQKFDRHGMFMEEKMGKKFFCCDAVLDTKSRQIEINSGYAKEMQPVSWKMADKRTYVHWAEKKYDVVVFGMPTNFHYGDGMGTNPIQMMQALSAQVIRHKRVLSDRCVFIVPSICDGWFHDERWPYLRELYEMFQHDSMNILPDMNRYGEYFATNEEYIRKYRFANAFHPFHGFSMMSCGHLAEEHTSAIYIVGAREPGIARGMGLKTRATVEEALQDAMKKYVGPNPNILALPKTFTTAAVHLCMKDPSQNSHTRDGHGHPCCG encoded by the coding sequence ATGAGATTAGAATTTGAGTACGGCAATGGCATGATGAGCGCCGAATTGCCGGATACCACAGATGTTTTTATACCCGGCGAAACGGTTTCCGACCCGCCGTGCCTGCCGCAGGACTGGGACAGCCTCTATGAGGCGACCCTGCAGAGCATCCGCAATCCCATCGGAATGCCGACGCTCACAGAAATTGCGAAGGCGGGCGATAAGGTTGTCATCGTCATTCCCGATATCGTAAAGGGCGGCAATCAGCCGACCTCCCACCGCAAGGTGGCAATACGCGCCTGTCTGGATGAGCTTTACAGCGTCGGCGTGGAGAAAAAAGATGTGCTTCTGCTGATTTCCAACGGACTGCATCCGCGCGCTACCGTAAAAGAAATGCGCACGATTCTCGGCGATGCGCTGTTTAACGAATTTTATCCGCACGGGCAGATCACCAGCCACGACAGCGAGGATTATGACCATCTGGTGGACCTTGGCTATACCGAGGCGGGCGACCATGTGATTATGAATAAATATGTGTTTGACGCGGACGTGGCGATTCTTATCGGACACACGCAGGGGAACCCCTACGGCGGTTATTCCGGCGGCTACAAGCACTGTGCGACGGGCATCAGCCATTGGCGCAGCATCGCCAGTCACCATGTGCCGGAGGTGATGCACAAGCCGGACTTTGTGCCGGTCTCCACAAGCAGCGTGATGCGTCAGAAATTTGACCGCCACGGCATGTTTATGGAAGAGAAGATGGGCAAAAAATTCTTCTGCTGCGACGCCGTGCTGGATACGAAGTCGCGTCAGATCGAAATTAATTCCGGCTACGCAAAAGAAATGCAGCCGGTGAGCTGGAAGATGGCGGATAAGCGCACCTATGTACACTGGGCGGAAAAGAAATACGACGTGGTCGTGTTTGGAATGCCGACAAACTTTCACTACGGCGACGGCATGGGCACCAACCCCATCCAGATGATGCAGGCGCTGTCTGCGCAGGTCATCCGCCACAAGCGGGTACTCAGCGACCGCTGCGTATTTATCGTACCGTCCATCTGCGACGGCTGGTTCCACGACGAGAGATGGCCCTACCTGCGCGAGCTTTATGAGATGTTCCAGCACGATTCCATGAATATTCTGCCGGACATGAACCGTTACGGTGAATATTTTGCGACAAACGAAGAATATATCCGGAAATACCGCTTTGCCAATGCCTTCCATCCATTTCATGGCTTCTCCATGATGAGCTGCGGACATCTGGCGGAGGAGCACACCAGCGCAATCTATATTGTGGGAGCGCGCGAACCGGGAATCGCCAGAGGCATGGGACTGAAAACGCGCGCGACCGTCGAGGAAGCGCTGCAGGATGCCATGAAGAAATATGTAGGTCCAAATCCGAACATCCTGGCGCTGCCGAAGACCTTTACCACGGCTGCCGTACATCTCTGTATGAAGGATCCGTCCCAGAACAGTCATACGAGAGACGGTCACGGACATCCCTGCTGTGGATAA
- a CDS encoding DUF4838 domain-containing protein, whose protein sequence is MKVFFKQDSPQAVAYAAEELEAYLKKMLPELGDCDWTMRLEVTGAQGTETETALAPDTGARAYRRGNEKEHGCTAAPDRENDSFCVKVTAEGGAITGNRPRSVLLGVYDYLHYLGCRFLMPGAQGEYIPRITKERLPAAYEKTASFYHRGVCIEGADSFENIRDFIAWLPKVGYNSFFLQFKVPYVFLARWYHHEQNPYREAEEFTYADACRYMHLLEAELKKRDLILHKVGHGWTGEVLGYEMSSWETAKEPLREPEKSYAAMVGGMRDLYGGAPTNTNLCLSNPETVERFAGKVTAYAKANPDVDYLHIWLADEYNNVCECEACRRTTPSDQYAALLNEIDRRFCEAHLDTRIAFLLYQELLWPPVKERLKNPQRFVLMFAPISRTFEKSYAQELKQGKNADGQMERRNRQDADGQMERRNGQDADGQMESLCGQNADTLPEYVRNRIVLPSGLGENLAFLRAWQAQFPGDSFVYDYPLGRAHYGDFGYVHIARIIGEDIKKLKEMGLDGYISCQELRAALPNALPNYVMGYTLFEEQTDVQALTEEYFAAAYGKSAGDVRCYLEKLSALQCCDYLNGKGARTDARMAERMRQIQKICAAFHPEAYPEQPADEKDRQREQKSGALPGNPAPFLRELLAFHKEYVRQLAEALELLAEGRQREADESWRNLRRCLCGQEEKFQPYLDVYRVLEVTRKYTGFQ, encoded by the coding sequence ATGAAGGTATTTTTTAAGCAGGACAGCCCGCAGGCAGTCGCGTATGCGGCAGAGGAGCTGGAGGCGTATCTGAAAAAGATGCTCCCGGAGCTGGGGGACTGCGATTGGACGATGCGTCTGGAGGTGACGGGAGCACAGGGCACGGAGACAGAAACTGCACTGGCGCCGGATACCGGAGCGCGTGCGTACCGGCGGGGGAATGAAAAGGAGCATGGATGTACAGCGGCGCCGGACCGGGAAAATGACAGCTTTTGTGTAAAGGTGACGGCGGAGGGCGGCGCAATTACCGGAAATCGTCCGCGCAGCGTGCTGCTTGGCGTTTACGATTATCTCCATTATCTGGGCTGCCGTTTTCTGATGCCGGGCGCGCAGGGAGAGTATATTCCGCGCATCACAAAAGAGAGGCTTCCGGCAGCTTACGAAAAAACGGCATCCTTTTATCACCGGGGCGTCTGCATAGAGGGAGCGGATTCTTTTGAAAATATCCGGGACTTTATTGCGTGGCTGCCGAAGGTGGGGTACAACAGCTTCTTTCTGCAGTTTAAGGTGCCGTATGTTTTTCTTGCGCGGTGGTATCACCACGAGCAGAATCCTTACCGGGAGGCGGAAGAGTTTACGTATGCGGACGCCTGCCGCTATATGCATCTGCTGGAGGCGGAGCTGAAAAAACGGGATCTGATTCTGCACAAGGTGGGACACGGATGGACGGGAGAGGTGCTCGGCTATGAAATGTCCTCCTGGGAGACGGCAAAGGAGCCGCTGCGGGAGCCGGAAAAATCGTATGCGGCAATGGTGGGAGGCATGCGGGACCTTTACGGAGGCGCTCCCACAAATACGAATCTCTGCCTGTCGAATCCGGAGACGGTGGAGCGCTTTGCCGGTAAGGTGACGGCGTATGCAAAAGCAAATCCGGATGTGGATTATCTGCATATCTGGCTGGCGGATGAGTACAACAATGTGTGCGAGTGCGAGGCGTGCCGGAGAACGACGCCCTCCGACCAGTATGCGGCGCTGCTCAATGAGATTGACCGGCGCTTCTGCGAAGCGCATCTGGACACACGGATCGCTTTTCTGCTGTACCAGGAGCTTTTATGGCCGCCGGTGAAGGAGCGCCTGAAAAATCCGCAGCGGTTTGTGCTGATGTTTGCGCCGATCAGCCGGACATTTGAAAAATCGTATGCGCAGGAGCTGAAGCAGGGAAAGAACGCGGATGGACAGATGGAGCGCCGGAACAGGCAGGATGCGGATGGACAGATGGAGCGCCGGAATGGGCAGGATGCGGACGGGCAGATGGAGAGCCTGTGCGGACAGAACGCGGACACGCTGCCGGAGTATGTGCGCAACCGGATCGTGCTGCCGTCCGGACTGGGAGAAAATCTGGCGTTTCTGCGGGCATGGCAGGCGCAGTTTCCGGGGGACAGCTTCGTGTACGACTATCCGCTTGGACGGGCGCATTATGGGGACTTCGGGTATGTACACATTGCCCGGATCATCGGAGAGGATATCAAAAAGCTGAAAGAAATGGGGCTGGACGGCTACATAAGCTGCCAGGAGCTGCGTGCGGCTCTGCCGAACGCGCTGCCAAATTACGTGATGGGATACACCCTTTTTGAGGAACAGACGGACGTGCAGGCGCTGACGGAGGAATATTTCGCGGCGGCATACGGAAAGAGCGCCGGGGACGTCAGATGCTATCTGGAAAAGCTCTCCGCACTGCAGTGCTGCGATTACTTGAATGGAAAGGGCGCGCGCACGGATGCGCGGATGGCAGAGCGGATGCGGCAGATACAGAAAATCTGCGCGGCGTTTCATCCGGAAGCATATCCGGAGCAGCCGGCGGATGAAAAAGACCGGCAAAGAGAACAGAAATCCGGCGCCCTGCCGGGAAACCCGGCGCCGTTTTTGCGGGAGCTGCTCGCTTTTCATAAAGAATACGTCCGGCAGCTTGCAGAGGCGCTGGAGCTGCTGGCGGAGGGCAGGCAGCGGGAGGCGGATGAGAGCTGGCGCAATCTGCGCCGCTGCCTCTGCGGACAGGAAGAAAAATTCCAGCCGTATCTGGACGTTTACCGTGTGCTGGAGGTTACCCGGAAATATACCGGATTTCAGTAA
- a CDS encoding ABC transporter permease: MNEKGTKKKKIVISDKVWLLISFLAAMLVWFLLSIGEATGRSFPFADKVVPAVGTMVERGVFWKDIASSMTCVGIGFGLGFVTALPVAFLMAWYTPVQKIIEPWINFIRNIPALAYAPLLVITFGVGQKPAVILIWICTFMTMSITIYQGIKNIDVTLIKAARVLGANDFDIFWKIICPATVPFIITAIRLGLGAALTTLLAAESTGAQAGIGMRIRSLSNSFESAPMLMYIILLGIIGLILVKIVDIIERKLTGWQEKIN; encoded by the coding sequence ATGAATGAGAAGGGAACAAAAAAGAAGAAAATCGTAATCAGCGATAAGGTCTGGCTGCTGATATCGTTTCTTGCGGCAATGCTCGTCTGGTTTCTGCTGTCCATCGGGGAGGCGACCGGGAGAAGCTTTCCGTTTGCTGACAAGGTAGTGCCGGCGGTCGGCACGATGGTTGAGCGCGGGGTATTCTGGAAGGATATCGCCAGCAGTATGACCTGCGTGGGAATCGGCTTCGGGCTTGGTTTTGTCACGGCGCTTCCGGTAGCGTTTCTGATGGCGTGGTACACGCCGGTGCAGAAAATTATAGAGCCGTGGATCAACTTTATCCGCAACATCCCGGCGCTGGCGTATGCGCCGCTTCTGGTCATCACCTTTGGTGTCGGACAGAAGCCGGCGGTAATCCTCATCTGGATCTGTACGTTTATGACCATGAGCATCACCATTTATCAGGGAATCAAAAACATCGACGTTACGCTGATCAAGGCGGCAAGGGTGCTGGGAGCAAATGATTTTGATATTTTCTGGAAGATCATCTGTCCGGCGACGGTACCGTTTATCATCACGGCAATCCGTCTCGGACTCGGCGCGGCGCTGACGACGCTGCTGGCGGCGGAATCGACCGGCGCGCAGGCAGGTATCGGTATGCGTATCCGCTCACTGTCGAACTCCTTTGAGTCGGCTCCGATGCTGATGTACATTATTCTGCTTGGCATCATCGGTTTAATTCTGGTGAAGATTGTGGATATCATAGAAAGGAAATTAACGGGATGGCAAGAGAAGATAAATTAG
- a CDS encoding ABC transporter ATP-binding protein: MAREDKLVKLKIDNVYKEYQGRNGKVVALNGVSLDIAENEFICVVGPSGCGKSTLLNIIAGLLEPTSGAVYLDGKQIEGTGVERGVVFQQYALFPWRTVIKNVMFGLEMKKVPKDKAEEIARKYIKAVGLEGFEHSYPKELSGGMKQRVAIARAYAANPEVLLLDEPFGALDAQTRVQLQTELLNTWEQEKKTCFFITHDVDEAIILAQRVIIMSARPGRIKRIVDIDIPYPRTQETKSDPRFLELKAEIWNEVYQEFLAVRK, encoded by the coding sequence ATGGCAAGAGAAGATAAATTAGTCAAATTAAAAATCGATAATGTATACAAGGAATATCAGGGGCGCAACGGCAAGGTGGTCGCGCTGAACGGGGTAAGTCTTGACATTGCGGAAAATGAGTTTATCTGTGTGGTAGGTCCGTCGGGCTGCGGCAAATCGACGCTGCTGAATATCATTGCCGGGCTCCTGGAGCCGACCAGCGGAGCAGTCTATCTGGACGGAAAGCAGATTGAGGGCACCGGCGTGGAGCGCGGCGTTGTATTCCAGCAGTATGCGCTGTTTCCGTGGAGGACGGTCATCAAAAATGTCATGTTCGGGCTGGAAATGAAGAAGGTGCCGAAGGATAAGGCGGAGGAAATTGCCCGGAAATACATAAAGGCGGTTGGTCTGGAGGGCTTTGAGCATTCCTATCCGAAGGAGCTCTCCGGCGGCATGAAGCAGCGTGTGGCGATCGCCCGCGCTTATGCGGCAAACCCGGAGGTGCTGCTTCTGGATGAGCCGTTCGGAGCGCTGGATGCGCAGACGCGCGTGCAGCTTCAGACGGAGCTTTTAAATACCTGGGAGCAGGAGAAAAAGACCTGCTTCTTCATCACACATGATGTGGATGAGGCAATCATTCTGGCGCAGCGCGTCATTATCATGAGCGCGCGTCCGGGACGTATTAAAAGAATCGTGGATATCGATATTCCGTATCCGAGAACGCAGGAGACAAAATCAGATCCGCGCTTCCTGGAGCTGAAGGCGGAGATCTGGAACGAGGTATACCAGGAATTCCTGGCGGTACGCAAATAA
- a CDS encoding ABC transporter substrate-binding protein, translating to MLKGTMKKLLGVAAAAAMTLAMATVGHAEETIELNVAYMPNYASLWSVLTGIDQGFFAEEGLEIKLWEFADGPSEIAAMEGGSIDIAYIGHGAHKLCINGQATIFAPSSVHSTDKIIVLPSSEVTSVDDIANLKGKKVAYNAGSSSETALNGALAAAGLTMDDIEAYEMDATNMVAAMSSGSVDACTAWNPYSNQIMQNCEGALELEFATDSVNLSSWICLPSYAEENRDILLRFSRALYKAMAYSSQEENWDYAVGLYATQCAKDKDACMVETGDATWFSADDVKNGIADGTMQDYYQRQQQMFIDSGDVEAEVPLENYVLFDLMTEALGE from the coding sequence ATGTTGAAAGGCACTATGAAAAAACTTCTCGGCGTGGCGGCAGCGGCTGCGATGACACTGGCGATGGCGACAGTGGGACATGCGGAGGAAACCATCGAACTGAACGTGGCTTACATGCCGAACTACGCATCCCTCTGGTCGGTTCTGACCGGTATTGACCAGGGCTTCTTTGCAGAGGAAGGGCTGGAGATCAAGCTGTGGGAGTTTGCGGACGGTCCGTCTGAGATCGCGGCGATGGAGGGCGGCAGCATTGATATCGCTTATATCGGACACGGTGCGCATAAGCTCTGTATCAACGGACAGGCGACCATTTTCGCGCCGAGCTCTGTGCACAGCACGGACAAAATCATCGTGCTCCCGTCTTCTGAGGTTACTTCCGTGGATGATATCGCGAATCTGAAGGGCAAAAAGGTAGCCTACAATGCAGGCTCTTCTTCCGAGACGGCTTTAAACGGCGCGCTGGCGGCGGCAGGTCTTACGATGGACGATATTGAGGCTTATGAGATGGATGCAACAAACATGGTAGCGGCAATGTCTTCCGGTTCTGTGGATGCCTGCACGGCATGGAACCCGTACAGCAACCAGATCATGCAGAACTGCGAAGGCGCTCTGGAGCTGGAATTTGCGACGGATTCCGTAAACCTGTCGAGCTGGATCTGCCTGCCGTCCTATGCGGAAGAAAACAGAGACATCCTGCTCCGCTTCAGCCGTGCGCTGTATAAGGCGATGGCTTACTCTTCCCAGGAGGAAAACTGGGATTATGCGGTCGGACTGTATGCAACACAGTGTGCGAAGGACAAGGATGCCTGCATGGTGGAGACCGGCGATGCAACCTGGTTCAGCGCAGATGATGTAAAGAACGGTATTGCAGACGGAACAATGCAGGATTACTATCAGAGACAGCAGCAGATGTTCATCGACAGCGGCGACGTGGAAGCAGAGGTTCCGCTTGAAAATTATGTGCTGTTTGATTTGATGACAGAGGCGCTGGGCGAATAG
- the nagA gene encoding N-acetylglucosamine-6-phosphate deacetylase, giving the protein MKKYYIVNGEVYINHRFEKANLLLEEGKLRICREDAPPEEGKPRICRADAPPAGCEIVDASGRWVVPGFLDVHTHGAVGVDVNGATAADLKKIGRFFAGNGTTAWLASVLTDTKEQTEWCIDQYLQSDQSDVPAAELLGIHLEGPFLAPEYKGAMPEHLLRNGCAALAAEYQERAKGNIRYITVSPEVEGVVEMIPKLRELGMTVAIGHSGADYQTAMSAIGAGADSCTHTFNAMRLLHQHEPAILGAALETDIYCEMICDGLHLHPGIVRLLLKTKGTERVVAITDSIMAAGLPDGRYHLGVNEVVVENGDAKLASDGTRAGSTLTQIRALRNLKKFTGYSLEELLPLFTENPAKLIGVYDRKGSIADGKDADLVLLTENLDIDRVFLRGTAFKKEG; this is encoded by the coding sequence ATGAAAAAGTATTATATCGTGAATGGGGAAGTATATATTAATCACCGGTTTGAAAAGGCGAACCTGCTGCTGGAGGAAGGAAAGCTGCGGATATGCAGAGAGGACGCGCCGCCGGAGGAAGGAAAGCCGCGGATATGCCGGGCGGATGCGCCGCCGGCGGGATGTGAAATTGTGGATGCGTCCGGCAGATGGGTCGTGCCCGGCTTTCTGGATGTCCATACGCACGGGGCTGTCGGCGTGGATGTGAACGGGGCGACGGCGGCGGATTTAAAGAAAATCGGCAGATTTTTTGCCGGGAACGGGACGACCGCCTGGCTTGCCTCCGTGCTGACGGACACGAAGGAGCAGACAGAGTGGTGCATCGATCAGTATCTGCAGTCTGACCAGTCGGACGTGCCGGCGGCAGAGCTTCTGGGGATTCACCTGGAGGGACCGTTTCTTGCGCCGGAGTATAAGGGCGCGATGCCGGAGCACCTGCTGCGAAACGGCTGCGCTGCGCTTGCCGCAGAGTATCAGGAGCGCGCAAAGGGAAATATCCGTTATATTACCGTTTCGCCGGAGGTGGAGGGCGTTGTGGAAATGATTCCGAAGCTGCGGGAGCTTGGAATGACGGTTGCGATCGGACATTCCGGCGCAGATTATCAGACCGCCATGTCGGCAATCGGGGCGGGGGCAGATAGCTGTACGCACACCTTTAACGCCATGCGGCTTCTGCACCAGCACGAGCCGGCGATTCTCGGAGCGGCGCTGGAAACGGATATTTACTGTGAAATGATCTGCGACGGGCTGCATCTGCATCCGGGGATCGTGCGGCTCCTGCTGAAAACCAAGGGGACGGAACGTGTCGTCGCCATTACGGATTCTATTATGGCGGCGGGACTGCCGGACGGAAGGTATCACCTGGGCGTGAACGAGGTCGTTGTGGAAAACGGTGACGCAAAGCTGGCATCCGACGGCACGCGGGCAGGCAGCACGCTTACGCAGATCCGGGCGCTGCGCAATCTGAAAAAATTTACCGGATATTCCCTGGAGGAATTGCTGCCGCTCTTTACGGAAAATCCGGCAAAACTGATTGGAGTGTATGACCGCAAGGGTTCCATCGCAGACGGGAAGGATGCGGATCTTGTCCTGCTCACGGAAAATCTGGATATCGACCGTGTCTTTTTGCGCGGCACTGCTTTTAAGAAAGAGGGCTGA